In one Cervus canadensis isolate Bull #8, Minnesota chromosome 22, ASM1932006v1, whole genome shotgun sequence genomic region, the following are encoded:
- the LOC122424845 gene encoding IQ domain-containing protein F5, whose translation MGPKVRIVITEENKAIVSIQAWWRGTLVRRTLLHAALRAWIIQCWWKQKLVLLMESRRRVALDAFARQEWAVVKLQSWVRMWCIRLRYLRLLHAVRIIQVYWRWHSCHTRGFIQGHYDLKENQLNLQLEISLGSQACRVQQCIPLPIKE comes from the exons ATGG gCCCCAAAGTAAGAATTGTGATAACTGAAGAAAACAAGGCGATTGTTTCCATTCAGGCCTGGTGGCGGGGCACTCTGGTGCGCCGGACGCTGCTGCACGCGGCTCTCAGAGCATGGATCATTCAGTGCTGGTGGAAACAGAAACTGGTGCTGCTGATGGAGAGCAGGCGACGGGTGGCCCTAGACGCCTTCGCAAGGCAAGAATGGGCAGTGGTCAAGCTACAATCCTGGGTCCGCATGTGGTGCATACGCCTTCGTTATTTACGCTTGCTCCATGCTGTCCGCATCATCCAGGTCTATTGGCGCTGGCACAGTTGTCATACCCGTGGTTTCATTCAGGGCCATTACGACCTCAAAGAAAACCAACTGAATCTTCAACTTGAAATCTCTTTGGGTTCACAAGCTTGTAGAGTACAACAATGCATACCACTTCCAATAAAGGAATGA
- the LOC122424695 gene encoding IQ domain-containing protein F1: METDQPKTVDENTKNEPQENKGLMEKSVPSNPSPTSQKAEVTKPQNKRPVSDPEAVMIQAWWRGTLVRRTLLHAALRVWIIQSWWRVKLTRLQENRRRAALENFTRKEWAAVRLQSWVRMWRIRRRYCRLLSAARIIQAYWRCHSCTSRGFIKGYYRVTANQLHLELEILLGSGPCIVTECIPLPIKQ; the protein is encoded by the exons ATG GAGACAGACCAGCCTAAGACAGTTGatgaaaacactaaaaatgaACCTCAGGAGAATAAGGGGTTGATGGAGAAAAGTGTACCCTCAAACCCATCGCCGACGTCACAGAAGGCAGAG GTCACAAAACCCCAAAATAAGCGTCCAGTCAGTGATCCAGAAGCAGTAATGATTCAGGCCTGGTGGCGGGGCACCCTGGTGCGCAGGACGCTACTGCACGCGGCGCTCAGAGTGTGGATCATTCAGAGCTGGTGGAGGGTCAAGCTGACGCGGCTGCAAGAAAACAGGCGGCGGGCAGCTCTGGAGAACTTTACACGGAAGGAGTGGGCAGCAGTCAGGCTGCAGTCCTGGGTCCGCATGTGGCGCATCCGTCGGCGGTACTGCCGTCTGCTCAGTGCTGCCCGCATCATCCAGGCCTACTGGAGGTGCCACTCCTGCACTTCCCGGGGTTTCATCAAGGGCTACTACAGAGTCACGGCCAACCAGCTACATCTCGAACTCGAGATCTTGCTGGGCTCAGGGCCTTGCATTGTGACGGAGTGTATTCCCCTTCCAATAAAGCAGTGA